A part of Gadus morhua chromosome 17, gadMor3.0, whole genome shotgun sequence genomic DNA contains:
- the si:dkey-85k7.11 gene encoding endonuclease domain-containing 1 protein yields MGRKEAALPGSSVAPDHGGGMPLFKACLLSLQLLMGPSLAVASVFLSFRDCSHFFHKRTPPLGVHGASLKSICQRFRDKARYATLYDGGRRLALYSAYVFKKSDGQGRADTPWMYEPQLVSEDGGDNMRELPLSDDALALEDSQAVLEDYTDAAGYERGPLNPDQHQAEPDDKSSTYTLTNVVPLATAFLDACWNPYLDTIRRRLNNFCHGNSYVVTGATVSGSAALWRERRERVAIPKHLWLAYCCPWFDRNSPHEVRFMFPSYGSYALNQATGNEVVEVTLKDLESFLTHETDVDHDLAVFPKGCLAEDLFKRGKRQNP; encoded by the exons ATGGGGAGAAAGGAAGCAGCACTCCCTGGCAGTAGTGTTGCTCCAGACCACGGTGGTGGGATGCCGCTGTTCAAAGCCTGTCTTCTGTCTCTCCAGCTGCTGATGGGGCCCAGCCTCGCGGTCGCCAGCGTGTTCCTCAGCTTCAGGGACTGCAGCCACTTCTTCCACAAGCGCACTCCCCCGCTCGGCGTCCACGGGGCTAGCTTAAAGAGCATCTGCCAGCGGTTCCGGGACAAGGCGCGCTACGCTACCCTGTACGACGGCGGCCGCCGCCTGGCGCTCTACTCCGCCTACGTCTTCAAGAAGTCGGACGGACAGGGCCGGGCGGACACGCCCTGGATGTACGAGCCGCAG TTGGTCTCAGAGGACGGCGGAGACAACATGAGAGAGCTTCCCCTCAGTGACGACGCCCTGGCACTGGAGGACAGCCAGGCCGTGCTGGAGGACTACACCGACGCCGCGGGCTACGAGAGGGGTCCCCTGAACCCGGACCAACATCAGGCCGAGCCCGACGACAAATCCTCCACCTACACGCTGACCAACGTGGTGCCGCTAGCCACCGCCTTCCTGGACGCCTGCTGGAACCCCTACCTCGACACCATCCGCCGCCGCCTCAACAACTTCTGCCACGGGAACTCCTATGTGGTCACCGGGGCGACCGTGTCGGGGTCGGCGGCGTTGTGgcgggaaaggagggagagagtggcgATCCCCAAACACCTGTGGCTGGCGTACTGCTGTCCGTGGTTTGACCGCAACTCGCCGCACGAGGTGAGGTTCATGTTTCCCAGCTATGGGAGCTACGCACTGAACCAAGCGACGGGTAACGAGGTGGTCGAGGTCACGCTCAAGGACCTGGAGAGCTTTCTGACGCACGAGACCGACGTGGACCACGACCTGGCCGTGTTTCCTAAGGGCTGCTTGGCTGAAGACCTCTTCAAACGTGGGAAAAGGCAGAATCCATGA
- the LOC115529942 gene encoding endonuclease domain-containing 1 protein codes for MLSWTQAVLVWLAMVSGLVLGTVEQELSPECRRFLYKGTPPTGLERRSLRNICQRYNRKARYLTLYDTEGHIPVYSAYTFKRSEGNSQNDVPWMYEPQLSLLTETGEMQPFPRRYTPMNFEDAQAVLEDYTNAILYERGALNPNAHQAQPDDKAATYTLTNVVPQTWEFSAQAWKPQEQVIRKRLNNYCHGTAYVVTGVITSGRMIRRQNINRVAVPAYMWSAYCCVDYDRNAPFNERYRFPVFGHYGINDREGGEVVELSVQKLEEFIKKTTFVEKNFQIFTDGCVAPAIQLAEN; via the exons ATGTTATCTTGGACGCAGGCGGTGCTCGTGTGGCTCGCCATGGTGAGCGGACTGGTGCTGGGCACGGTGGAACAGGAGCTGTCCCCGGAGTGCAGGAGGTTCCTGTACAAGGGCACCCCGCCGACGGGCCTGGAGCGCCGCTCCCTGAGGAACATATGTCAGCGGTACAACAGGAAGGCTCGCTACTTGACGCTGTACGACACGGAGGGACACATCCCCGTCTACTCCGCCTACACCTTCAAGCGCTCCGAGGGCAACAGCCAAAACGACGTCCCGTGGATGTACGAGCCGCAG CTCTCCTTGCTCACCGAAACCGGGGAGATGCAGCCCTTCCCGCGCAGATACACGCCCATGAACTTCGAGGACGCCCAGGCGGTGCTGGAGGACTACACCAACGCCATCCTGTACGAGCGAGGCGCCCTGAACCCCAACGCGCACCAGGCGCAGCCCGACGACAAGGCGGCCACCTACACCCTGACCAACGTGGTGCCCCAGACCTGGGAGTTCAGCGCGCAGGCCTGGAAGCCCCAGGAGCAGGTGATCCGGAAGCGGCTGAACAACTACTGCCACGGCACGGCCTACGTGGTGACGGGGGTGATCACGTCAGGGAGGATGATCCGCCGGCAGAATATCAACCGAGTGGCGGTGCCCGCGTACATGTGGTCGGCGTACTGCTGCGTCGACTACGACCGCAACGCGCCGTTCAACGAGCGCTACCGCTTCCCCGTGTTCGGCCACTACGGGATCAACGACCGGGAGGGCGGCGAGGTGGTGGAGCTCTCCGTCCAGAAGCTGGAGGAGTTCATCAAGAAGACAACCTTTGTGGAGAAGAACTTTCAGATCTTCACGGACGGCTGCGTCGCACCTGCTATACAGTTGGCGGAAAATTAA
- the LOC115529989 gene encoding endonuclease domain-containing 1 protein produces MPVPERGACAFRSPAVDHLLRSLLLPMLLLLPAGRAAVVGDFNQVQHCKDFLYMGTPPRGYLSSDSFTKICQHYEDQPRYVTLYDARRHIPIYSAYTFKKSDGEKTLDLPWMFEPQLVSDKGSSNMTPFGQSSSAYTPPDLEDSQATLEDYAEAIRYERGQLNPVGHQADPSDKASTYTLTNVVPQTRELAGSWAQHQWLIRKRLNNFCGGRAFVVTGVTDSGTTVRRGNVDRVAVPDYVWSAYCCANFDRNAPYSERYKFPAFAAYGPNDQAHSQVLEVPLKSLEKFLAGRMAVNHNFQLFHNDCMSGG; encoded by the exons ATGCCTGTACCAGAGCGCGGTGCTTGCGCGTTTCGCTCGCCAGCCGTCGACCACCTGCTGCGCTCCTTGCTGCTCccgatgctgctgctgctgccggcggggcgggcggcggtggtgggggaCTTCAACCAGGTCCAGCATTGCAAGGACTTCCTCTACATGGGCACCCCGCCCCGCGGCTACCTCAGCTCCGACTCCTTCACGAAGATCTGCCAGCATTACGAGGACCAGCCCCGCTACGTCACTCTCTATGATGCCCGCAGACACATCCCCATCTATTCAGCTTACACCTTCAAGAAGTCCGACGGGGAGAAGACGTTGGACTTACCCTGGATGTTTGAGCCTCAG CTGGTTTCAGACAAGGGTAGCAGCAACATGACGCCCTTTGGCCAGTCCTCCTCCGCCTACACCCCCCCGGACCTGGAGGACAGCCAGGCCACGCTGGAGGACTATGCCGAGGCCATCCGGTACGAGCGGGGCCAGCTGAACCCTGTTGGCCACCAGGCGGACCCCTCGGACAAGGCCTCCACCTACACCCTCACCAACGTGGTCCCCCAGACCAGGGAGTTGGCGGGGTCCTGGGCGCAGCACCAGTGGCTCATCCGCAAGCGCCTCAACAACTTCTGCGGCGGGCGGGCCTTCGTGGTGACGGGGGTGACCGACTCCGGCACCACCGTCCGCAGGGGGAACGTGGACCGGGTGGCCGTCCCCGACTACGTGTGGTCGGCCTACTGCTGTGCCAATTTCGACCGCAACGCGCCGTACTCTGAGCGCTACAAGTTCCCGGCGTTCGCGGCGTACGGCCCCAACGACCAGGCCCACAGCCAGGTGCTGGAGGTGCCGCTGAAGAGCCTGGAGAAGTTCCTCGCTGGCAGGATGGCGGTGAACCACAACTTCCAGCTCTTTCACAATGACTGCATGTCAGGCGGCTAG
- the ufsp1 gene encoding ufm1-specific protease 1 — translation MNNTAAIDWGTDHNQGLTNGSESLLRRVHSGLDPPDSRCSIVSGDYLYYHYGCDGQDDRGWGCGYRTVQTMASWLCFSRESGRPPPSLPDIQQALVSMGDKEDSFRGSRGWIGTFEASLVLDFFYDVPCRVVHVRGGGAELEEVAVQELHRHFETHGSPVMMGGDRDNSSKGILGVCSGKHGSSVLVVDPHYYGKPLEKTELQTHGWVRWIKVSSLDQCSFYNLCLPLTGKRHV, via the coding sequence ATGAACAACACAGCAGCAATCGACTGGGGGACAGATCACAACCAGGGTTTGACTAACGGGTCCGAGTCCTTACTGAGACGGGTCCACTCCGGGCTCGATCCGCCGGATTCGAGATGCTCCATAGTGAGCGGAGACTACCTCTACTACCACTACGGCTGTGACGGCCAGGACGACCGAGGCTGGGGATGCGGCTACCGCACGGTGCAGACCATGGCCTCCTGGCTGTGCTTCAGCCGTGAGTCAGGTCGACcccctccgagcctcccggACATCCAGCAGGCCCTGGTCTCCATGGGCGATAAAGAGGACTCGTTTAGGGGGTCCCGGGGATGGATCGGGACGTTTGAAGCGTCGCTCGTTCTCGACTTCTTCTACGACGTGCCGTGCAGGGTGGTGCATGTGCGGGGTGGCGGtgcggagctggaggaggtggccgTCCAGGAGCTCCATCGGCACTTTGAGACGCACGGGTCCCCGGTGATGATGGGAGGGGACAGGGACAACTCGTCTAAAGGGATACTGGGAGTGTGTAGTGGGAAGCATGGGAGCAGTGTTTTGGTAGTTGACCCGCACTACTACGGAAAGCCGCTGGAGAAAACTGAGTTGCAAACGCACGGTTGGGTTCGTTGGATAAAAGTTTCGTCCCTTGACCAATGCTCTTTTTACAATTTGTGTCTTCCACTCACTGGGAAGAGACACGTTTAA